In a genomic window of Diabrotica undecimpunctata isolate CICGRU chromosome 2, icDiaUnde3, whole genome shotgun sequence:
- the LOC140433395 gene encoding uncharacterized protein isoform X2 → MMKLPILFLVAFFSSPSKSSICSINNSKIFCAGMEETDFYSNMIITIAPQDIVDLSITNSSITTLNATMFQNYQYVHTLSITHTKLKYIKKGTFYSLDYLEVLNLSYNCIESFNFRALSSIGNLTLLDLSYNNLESISNFNLKSFNSLVLNISNNKMTHLEPEIIQKLNVSNYFYLIINNNPWNCSEIRWHKYLSPALLLAFCLYPQDSEKNDEQKDDKNFAFQAVEEYTSSVFPTQEENNFVVQFLEENKKNITLEKYSTPQNNTINCNYLKNCSSYCIFWCLGGVWIGIILGNICKIKRLICSSVNTQDQETQQRSKI, encoded by the exons cccGTCGAAATCCTCAATATGTAGCATAAACAATTCGAAAATTTTCTGTGCAGGCATGGAAGAAACTGATTTTTATTCAAATATGATTATTACAATTGCACCACAGGATATAGTTGATTTGTCAATAACCAATTCTTCAATTACCACTTTGAATGCAACAATGTTTCAGAACTATCAATACGTACATACCCTTTCTATAACACACACTAaacttaaatacataaaaaaaggaaCTTTTTATAGCCTGGACTACTTAGAAGTTTTAAATCTGTCGTATAACTGTATAGAGAGCTTTAATTTTAGGGCATTATCAAGTATTGGCAACTTAACTTTATTAGATCTTTCATATAATAACTTAGAGTCCAtatctaattttaatttaaaatcatttaattCACTTGTTCTTAATATATCAAACAATAAAATGACACACTTAGAGCCAGAAATTATTCAGAAACTTAACGTgagcaattatttttatttaataataaataataacccTTGGAACTGTAGTGAAATTAGATGGCACAAATATTTGAGCCCGGCCCTTTTACTTGCCTTTTGTTTGTATCCACAAGATAGTGAAAAGAATGATGAACAAAAAGATGACAAAAACTTTGCATTTCAAGCTGTGGAAGAATATACAAGCAGTGTTTTTCCAACACAAGAGGAAAACAATTTTGTAGTGCAATTCTTGGAAGAGAACAAGAAGAATATTACTTTGGAAAAATATTCAACGCCACAGAACAATACAATTAATTGTAACTACCTAAAAAATTGTTCCTCGTATTGCATATTTTGGTGCTTAGGAGGTGTATGGATTGGCATTATATTAGgaaatatttgtaaaatcaaacGTTTAATTTGTTCGTCTGTTAACACTCAGGATCAAGAGACTCAGCAACG GAGTAAAATTTAA
- the LOC140433395 gene encoding uncharacterized protein isoform X1, with protein sequence MMKLPILFLVAFFSSPSKSSICSINNSKIFCAGMEETDFYSNMIITIAPQDIVDLSITNSSITTLNATMFQNYQYVHTLSITHTKLKYIKKGTFYSLDYLEVLNLSYNCIESFNFRALSSIGNLTLLDLSYNNLESISNFNLKSFNSLVLNISNNKMTHLEPEIIQKLNVSNYFYLIINNNPWNCSEIRWHKYLSPALLLAFCLYPQDSEKNDEQKDDKNFAFQAVEEYTSSVFPTQEENNFVVQFLEENKKNITLEKYSTPQNNTINCNYLKNCSSYCIFWCLGGVWIGIILGNICKIKRLICSSVNTQDQETQQRYLDRVM encoded by the coding sequence cccGTCGAAATCCTCAATATGTAGCATAAACAATTCGAAAATTTTCTGTGCAGGCATGGAAGAAACTGATTTTTATTCAAATATGATTATTACAATTGCACCACAGGATATAGTTGATTTGTCAATAACCAATTCTTCAATTACCACTTTGAATGCAACAATGTTTCAGAACTATCAATACGTACATACCCTTTCTATAACACACACTAaacttaaatacataaaaaaaggaaCTTTTTATAGCCTGGACTACTTAGAAGTTTTAAATCTGTCGTATAACTGTATAGAGAGCTTTAATTTTAGGGCATTATCAAGTATTGGCAACTTAACTTTATTAGATCTTTCATATAATAACTTAGAGTCCAtatctaattttaatttaaaatcatttaattCACTTGTTCTTAATATATCAAACAATAAAATGACACACTTAGAGCCAGAAATTATTCAGAAACTTAACGTgagcaattatttttatttaataataaataataacccTTGGAACTGTAGTGAAATTAGATGGCACAAATATTTGAGCCCGGCCCTTTTACTTGCCTTTTGTTTGTATCCACAAGATAGTGAAAAGAATGATGAACAAAAAGATGACAAAAACTTTGCATTTCAAGCTGTGGAAGAATATACAAGCAGTGTTTTTCCAACACAAGAGGAAAACAATTTTGTAGTGCAATTCTTGGAAGAGAACAAGAAGAATATTACTTTGGAAAAATATTCAACGCCACAGAACAATACAATTAATTGTAACTACCTAAAAAATTGTTCCTCGTATTGCATATTTTGGTGCTTAGGAGGTGTATGGATTGGCATTATATTAGgaaatatttgtaaaatcaaacGTTTAATTTGTTCGTCTGTTAACACTCAGGATCAAGAGACTCAGCAACG